DNA sequence from the Ramlibacter agri genome:
TGGTTGATCATTGGCGGTATCGTCGGCTGGCTGGCCAGCCTGGTCATGCGCACTGACGGGCAGCAGGGCATCCTGCTGAACGTGGTGGTCGGTATCGTGGGCGCTTTCCTGGGCGGCCTGCTGATCTCCCCGCTGGTGGGCGTGGGCACCATCAACCAGGGCATCACCATCGGCTCGGTCCTCGTCTCGCTGGTCGGCGCGATCATCCTGCTGGCCATCGTGAACCTGTTCCGCCGCGGCCGCGTGCGCTAAGCACGGCCCTGCACACAAGAAACTGAAACCGCGGGGCTTGCCCCGCATGCTGGGGCGCCTTGGGCGCCCTTTTTCTTTGCGCCTACCATTGGGGGCTATGACCGAACCTGTGTGGGTGCCCGTTTCCGCGGGCGAACTCGTCGACAAGATCACCATCCTGCAGATCAAGCGCGAGCGCATGACCGACGCGCAGCAGCTTGCCAACGTCCGGCGCGAGCTGGCGCTGCTGGAGGAAACCGCTGCCAAGCTGGACACGGCCGCCATGCGCGCCCAGCTGGACGCGCTGCAGGCGCAGCTGCTGGCCGTGAACTCCACGTTGTGGGACCTGGAAAACAAGGTGCGGGCGTTCGCGCGCGCCCAGGACCACGGCGCGGATTTCGTGGCCGCCGCCCAGTCCATCTACGACAACAACGACCGCCGCGCCGCCATCAAGCGGCAGATCAACCAGCTGCTCGGCTCGGCCATCGTGGAGGAGAAGGACCACAGTGGCGGCCGCTGACGGTCGGGGCCTCCAGGCGCTGGTCGCCCTGGCCCTGGATGCCGGCGCCCGCGGCGACTACGCCGGCGCCTTGCAGCTGCTGGTGCAGGCGCGCGCCGCTGATCCGCGCAACCCGGAACTGGCTTTTCGCGAAGGGCTGGCGCGCCGCGCGCTGGGTGATGAAGCCGCGGCGCTGGGTTGCTTCGACGCCGCGCTGCAACTCGCGCCGGGACACCCCGCCGTGCTCAATGCGCGCGGGCTGGCGCTGAAGGCGCTGGGCCGGGCGGACGAAGCCCTGGCTGCCTACGAACAGGCGCTGGCGAAGGCGCCGCACTTCGCCGAGGCGCTGAACAACCGTGGGGCCTTGCTGCGCCAGCAGGGCCGGCTGGACGAAGCGGCGGCCAGCTTCCAGGAAGCGGCCGCGGCGCAGCCGAACGCCGCGGAGATCCACAACAACCTGGGTTGGACCCTGCACCTGCAAGGCCGGCACGAGGACGCGCTGGCCTGCTACGCCCGCGCGCTGCAGCTGCGCCCCGGCGACGCCCGCGTGCTGAGCAACCAGGGCGCCACCTTGCAGGCGCTATACCGCTTCGACGAGGCGGCCGCGGCCTGCGAGCAGGCGCTGCGCGCCGACCCCGGCGCCTGGGAAACCTGGATGAACCTGGGCGTGGCGCGCTACGGCCAGCGCCGCCCCGCTGACGCGCTGGACGCCTATGCGAAGGCCGAAGCGCTGGCGCCGGGCGCGCCCGAACTCGCCGTCAACCGCGGCAACGCGCTGCAGGACCTGGGCCGCCACGAGGAAGCCTTGCGCGCCTACGCGCAGGCGCTGGGCGCGCGCCCGGACGACGCCGAACTGGAAATGAACATCGCCAACGCCTGGCGCGAACTGCAGCGCAACGAACTGGCGCGCCCGCATTACGAGCACGCTCTCACACTGGCGCCAGGCAACGCGGACATCCACTTCAACTACGGCCTCTCGCTGCTGGCCGCG
Encoded proteins:
- a CDS encoding GlsB/YeaQ/YmgE family stress response membrane protein, which gives rise to MGFLIWLIIGGIVGWLASLVMRTDGQQGILLNVVVGIVGAFLGGLLISPLVGVGTINQGITIGSVLVSLVGAIILLAIVNLFRRGRVR
- a CDS encoding tetratricopeptide repeat protein, with amino-acid sequence MAAADGRGLQALVALALDAGARGDYAGALQLLVQARAADPRNPELAFREGLARRALGDEAAALGCFDAALQLAPGHPAVLNARGLALKALGRADEALAAYEQALAKAPHFAEALNNRGALLRQQGRLDEAAASFQEAAAAQPNAAEIHNNLGWTLHLQGRHEDALACYARALQLRPGDARVLSNQGATLQALYRFDEAAAACEQALRADPGAWETWMNLGVARYGQRRPADALDAYAKAEALAPGAPELAVNRGNALQDLGRHEEALRAYAQALGARPDDAELEMNIANAWRELQRNELARPHYEHALTLAPGNADIHFNYGLSLLAAGDYERGWSENEWRWRAPGLGVPEPRYEAPKWLGREPLAGKTLLVHAEQGLGDTLLLVRFLPLLMARGARVLLRAQKPLRALLRETLPGIEVLGLDDALPAFDCWCPSMSLPLAFGTTLDTLPAAVPYLHPAPERIARWRAVLPTDRPNIGLAWSGNPGNAADRRRSLELASLLPALPEGPRYWCLQKDIAPADRAVMGERVAVFEENGFPDTAAQAVLMDAVVSVDTSIANLAGALGCRLYMLLAFSADFRWLAGREDSPWFPTAKLLRQEKAGDWSVPLARLAQLLV
- a CDS encoding DUF6165 family protein, coding for MTEPVWVPVSAGELVDKITILQIKRERMTDAQQLANVRRELALLEETAAKLDTAAMRAQLDALQAQLLAVNSTLWDLENKVRAFARAQDHGADFVAAAQSIYDNNDRRAAIKRQINQLLGSAIVEEKDHSGGR